In Parasteatoda tepidariorum isolate YZ-2023 chromosome 8, CAS_Ptep_4.0, whole genome shotgun sequence, the DNA window tttttttaaaaattgtgataaaataaacttatggtTTCAGCTAAAAACTGTAATGTGATTGGAcacacataataaaaatatatatgaacagtgcaaaattatatttattgcaagttcacttaatgataaaaattgttctttcatCTATAAACTTCATCTGGTTGGAAAAGTCCTgtcaaattggcaatttttttaggaaaatttttttataattttttaaatacttgagGTGTTTgacgattaattttaaaaaggtataaattagttaaaatcgAAGCTTTGCTTTGAGTGTTATAAAGCTTATTTCACACATTAAACTTACCTATTAAATATGGCAGGAATATTCTTCCGGGTCAGATTAGTCTTAAAATAccctacattttttaaaatattaataattaaatatattcacttgatttttttattaattttaacaacaaaagaataaaatttccgtAGTATTAGAACTAAACCTTTTAgccaataattaaataaataatacaactaAGTGACAAGTTTTTGCTTAGTTACAGCAATTTCTTAACTGTAATTTCCTCAGTATTGACACCAAtaaagttaatgttttattataaatcatagATCTTGTACTGTATACACTTTAAAGctgataacaaaaaataaaattttataacaggtTACATTTACCTTTCTCCAAACACTTTGAGCAAAgtggaagtatttttttttatagcagcCCTTGATTGAAATGtctttaaattcttcatttagGGCTGCCATTACTCCCACTTCAAAATCTAGCATACTACAGGCAGGTGCAAAATTGAGGCCAATGTCTCTTGCTTTAGCTTTCATCTGCTGGAAAAGAGGGAGGTAAGTCTCCTTTCGCTTATCTTGCAAGTAAGGCAAAAGGAAACATCATCCCCATATATCTGGCAAGGATGGTATAAAGCTGTGTAAAAAGAATtggaactatattttaaaagtaccaGCCAGACAGATTTTCTCTGCTGCGCACAATATCCTCAGATTGGCCACTGCACAGAAAAcctgtaaaaaatgttattcgTCTTTTACAATACATCTGTTATGTCCATACATCTTCATGTAATAGCATAGAACTTTTAgttggcattaaaaaaaaaaaacagatttcattttttaaatttgaaatgaccAAGTTCTAAATCTattgatcatttttaataatgaaactacattataatttgtatttatactttaaaaaaaaaaaaattgtagtagcgtaatttttttataaaaccaagTTTTTTTCATTGGTACATCTatagttatgattttaaaatgacttagttaattaatttttaaaaacaaaccttttcagtaattaaattttatagttattttttttaacctctgTTGAGTCATTTTTGGTATCAGCGTTCGAGATCACGAGTTCACTGGTCTGAGACGACTAAATCCCTCCTTGGACACCACTATGAAATAATAATCAGTGGTTTGTGGGACCACCATTGCCACCATTAATTGATTGTGGAAtgtgatgtttatttttctgaattttattttgaataatttgttagaattttgagcatttttttgatacaatatctgtttagtattttattcaattgtaaaatcaattttctataattaaacaagttttattccaaattaactaataaatggGATGTTATGAagcataaaaatgattataagtGATGTACATTATACTTAACGATAAATTTCAAGTGAACCATTGATATTGTTTGTGGCGTGACGTCATGAGGTGGGAAATCGCAGCTTTAGCTTTGAGTAAAGAATGAACCAACccttctctttagccctgggaaaaaataatgcttttatggCACCAAAACAGGGGTAATTGTTGGTAACAATGTAGAGGTGGAGCGCATTTCACAATCTTATCTTGTTTCTTGgaataaaacgaaattaatattttttttccttctaaatttacacttttttcaattctttgtaagaaatataatgtttactttttctGTCAGCTTACATTTTCTGTCaacaaaagtttagaaaaatcataaaatttcagaagatttgtagaattttttaaaaattaaggactttttcaGGAATTTAAGGACAACGTTAAGACCTGAGTAAATGGTTGCACAACATCATATACTTCAAGTCATATATAAACATGACGAATGTATTAACTATAATCAGAAGTGGCTTTATTTCCATGGgacatttttcgtttttaacttatttgatattttttcttgattgaCCAGATGCAGTAGGAAGTTACTCCTTGTAAATATGTGTTTAGATGTAGACCTTCAAATATATGTTTGGTTCACACTTTTTCTTTATcggcaaattattatttagcttAGTGGCTTTAATTAGTTGGGACACACTATATTTTAGAAAGGAAAAAGcttattgaaactttaaaacttatttacagtactgtttaattttttttaaattcagttattttaatgagaaatttgattgattttttgaaatttgaagtttttaattttatttcaaggttTACAGGTAGTTAATGATTagatcttttgtttaaaattctcttaaatgatgggaattatttaaactcaatttgATTAATAGATGCATTAATATGTGGGGATATCATAATATTATATCATGAAAATAAGCACAAAAGGAAGATAAGTTACCTAAATAAACAGATATTAAATGTGAACACTGTGCTTATTCTCATTATTTTGAAGGAATTAAATGTATGACAagttccaaaataaataaaataatttttcataagagAATGAAATATGCCTACCTGGGTTGGATGTTGTAAAAAGCGTCAAATCCATTTACTCTTTTATAGTTAACCGTAATAGAGctactaaatagttttattgtaaatagtgttatttattataatagccTTCAACAACAGGGTGGCTacaaaaatttagaagtttACGTTTCTCTGATTTTACAGagattattaactaaatataaatttccttgcattttatatgcttagaataattttacgtaaataatattcaatgcACCAAAAAAGGACTATCCTGGTTAACTTGGATCTAATGATGGGATCTTAACGTTTTAGggctcattcttaatggttcgtgacctcaaatatgctaattaattagtacagatggtattttaagttatgatatcagacacaaaatcgtactttctctgtataaacataaaattttttttaacggatttattttatacattagaaaaaagtattaaatccaatttgtgtaaaaattacgaCAGCTTTATAATGATACAACTTAATTGGCAAATTAAcaattgttctttaaatttaaataattatttttttacatacagtAAATTGAATGACAAACTGATGGATAAGTTTGAACAAATAacttgagtttaaaaaataaaagttttttttttttaaaacagttccAGTTTTCTGCTAGTTTTGAGGCTTGagaaattattgcatttatatttcGTGCAAAATGTTCAAGTCGGCAAATTTCCAGGACAATAAAATTTACcaccttttctttttattctgctcccccccccccccttctatgttgagcaaattttaatatgttatcaaaggaaaataataaaacacaaaatttttattgaacatttttattttaaactttttatgataAACACAAAAACTTTAGTTTATTGAGCATTAATGTAtagtttacaattaaaatgtcgtattaaaaatagtataaaaaatttggaaataatttttttacatttcatttgtaatgtaattatttacaatactCTCAACTTGTGAAACAATGTCAATGGGTTTTTCTGGAATAGATTGAGAATTGGAGTCATCAGCAGTATTTACAATTCTTCTTAGTTCCTGTTTAAGATCGGtaggaatgtattttttatagacACCATTGTATAGCTAATAAGGGGGAAAAAGACTAAAATGTGAAACtacacttaagaaaaaaatagagtcaaattaaagataatgtaTGTTATACATAATGAgacattatcattaaattaataaaacattaccTTTTCGatacttttagttttttgcttatttaattctTGATAAATGCTCGGTATTCTTTCAGCAAACTGTTGAAAAATCGTAATCAGAGtaagattttcttcattcaaaCTGTAGcactgcaataaaattaaattatttgaaattacacCACTTATGTTATTACTAAGCACTATGTTACTGCACTTATGTTATTACtaagtgattttttataataaaaaaatgagaatcacttagttaattaaatcttttaattgctGTTTAAGGCCTTATACTAGgttaagttgtttaaaaaaatctaaaattgaaaatttaatgataagttTGTTAACTTTGTCTTACTCCCCCatagaaacatatattttctagATCACAAAAATCCacttacaaagaaaaattaccagaataaattaacaaaattcaacCAAAGTTGTTCAGatataatgttaaaagaaataacagaaaaatctaTAAGAATTAGCAGCTGAATTACATAAGTAAAGAAGAATAAGGCATAGGTTAAGTGAAatctatgtaaatttttaattctgcaaattttagaaaaatgctaTTATAGAAGCTTTACATAGATTAATGAATGCAAATAATAGctattttatatatcttatCTTCTTCATGTAATCAGATACTTGTCATATTTCTTTACACTAAGCTTTCAATAATACTTTGTTAAAAGGATATGAAATGAATTATCTTCTTTTAGTCTAAGCTTATTTTCTTATGCAGAATTAATACTAGATAATAACtttcataatgaataaatatttaagatagtCATACTAGATAGTCAAATAGTCATACTAGAATAGGACAATGTGcatgagcaaaaaaatataaactttttatggcatataaagtttagaaaaacaactgaattttttatttttttgaatcataTTCCTGGCTACGTACTCTCAAAAAACTTAACAGGATTTAATTTATGATGAcacactaaaataattatatgcacATTAAAAAAACGGAATTAAGTTTGATAATactgaaatttgcaaaaattagtttttcacaTAATTACGTTGACAATATTCACTTGGTTCAAAacacaatttcaatttaatactcGTGCACTATTACATTTCTTAACTTTAACATTCTCTCCATTGCAGAACGTAACCTGGtcaattaaatagaattaaaaaaactgattaaacttATCAAAAGTATAATCATACATTCCtacttttaataagtaaaaaaaaaaaaaataatcaagtaaaaatataccttttcaaataaaaaccagtatttttcaatgttttctaattttgactctaaaagaattttcaacCAGGGTCTAAGTAAAATATGGTgcactgaaataaataaagaattttcaattcttttttctgaagcataaacaatttttattataagaattttcaaatacattatggaaaacaatttttattataagaattttcaaatacattatGGAATTAATAACCTATTTTATAGTTGTttgcaattttatgaaaatattggttttgagacaaatttttacaaaattattaatggaATATTCATTTTGGACAGTTAACATGCATAACTAGGACAGcctcaaataattaagtaatattgaGAGTTTACAACACAACcatgtaattaaaactttaaaaacaaattaaatagacCAGGTATAATATTTACAATGTTGGGATTGTAAAGATTTTGTCTAGGAcaaaaaactatgaatattagataagaattaaaaaatgatcagCAGAATCATTCGCAAGAGCGGGAGAGAATACCCCATTCACTCTTCCATAAACtcattaattccatttttagtAGGGGTGTGACATTGCTTTGGACACCTATACTATTTACtgataatcaattttataaaaataattttgtcgacagtaaaattgaattattattcaaagacttcattttcttttctccttttttgCACCTATACTTCATAAATATATCCTCTCCTTATAAGCagtttataatcaaaattataatattcccTAActtttttgagcagtgtataAGAAACCAGTAAAATATGCTAGAAGCAAATTTGACAACAAATTTATGCTAGGATAGATTAGAACATGGGAGTATGAATAGATTAGAGCTTGAATTaggattcataaaagcattagTCATTCTTAGCAAGCTTACATTCTGCCTCACTATCCTTCAACATTTCTGCTTAAATACTTACATACCCAGTTGGGCATTAATGCTAATGATACCGATTTAAGGGCTCCATAAATTTTGGCGAAAATCACTAAGATGGGGCAAATAAGCAGCAGCAATAGAGGAAAATTTATTGCAGATTAAAGTTCAAACCACTAAAATAATGCATCATAGTATGATGACACATAACTgtatttgtatgaaaaaaaagtttaaaaacctaTAATGCAGTTCATAAACctgtttttaagatatttacaATATTGTTCCGAGattagaactttattttttgaaacagctGTTTTAGATTGAAAGGCAAAATCTCTTAgggaatattatattatactatttatattatttcatttttgctgAAGTGTGTCTATCTAGTTCCAATTTCTATTCTTTGGATTACAAGCAGACctgtataaaactaaaaactctTTGTACACACACATACTGGACCACAAATTTTCTTCAACTGGCTATTACAGTGTGAAGAAGTTGTTGacatacaaaaattttagaataaataatatatagtacAATAACATAATGagaattaaaatgtgaaaatgaaatgatttgtattctttaaaacttaacagaattttttttatggtacaTAACTGAAGTcattgtttgaaagaaaatatacctaaaaataaaacgttCAAAGCATTCTAGCAGATGAATTTTCACTGACTATTTCATGTCCTAACTTGTCTTAAAGTTATGGAGAAATTTACaatcttatttttatgagaaaggagtattactttctttcaaattttggcTAGCTAGTGAAGCATTCTGGCAAagcaatgtttttaaacaacttttttgataaaacttattttataataaaaaataaataaaaaaatagtgtaacATTTTAAAGggatattttaatcttaagttttgattttaaaaaaaaattagaattaagtatttttctgtgctttaatatttgtttaaaatggcttttagaaatgtttttaaataaatttcaattcaaaaatatgttctaaaatatttatacatataaatgTTTTTGGTATACCTCGCTCAACACatgcatttgttttaattaaaaatgttatttatgagTTAAAGATTTATTGATAAAGcataataagaatgaaatagtCCAATAAAAGAGGAACTAAtcaataaacatataataaaattaaatacacttGCCAAGAGAGGGATCAGTTTTCTCAATAAACTCAATCAGCTTAGTATAACTTGACAAAGCAACATTATCAATCATTGGATTAccctaaaagaaaattaagcctAAATTAAcacagttaaattaaaaattaacacagaaaggtatgcaaaaattaaaatgaattaggTAAAAGTAGGTTTTTTCACTCTCCTAGCTGCAGTGGCATAGCTAGTGGGGGCAAAAAGGAACATCTGTCCTCAAGCGCAGCTTTAGAGATGCGAGaaattccagaatttttttttctcttttaaatatccCTAATTCCATTTACAACTTAATGGCTGtgtgactaaattttttttatttacttaaaaattcagCTAACTGTCTATCAATAttactgttagttttttttaaaaaattattttgtcaaatcggtgacttattaaataaaaaacgccCTTAGAAATGCCAATCAATTAATCAATCGAAAATATCTGAGTGCAACAGAAACCATATAAATAACTTACactgctaaattttaaaagaaatcaaactaaaatttatggattttgtcttcataaaacattacttaaagcttcaaaatcttattcaatgttaatttaataattcaatgcCAAGTTCACTTGATTTCAGTTTTTAGGTaatctaaaacttaaaatggtCCCAAAAAGCCCCCATAAGTCAGATAGTTTTCTGAAAGGGGCACAAAAGCTGAGTTTATCTCTGAGGGCTTTAAATCCTATCTACACATCTGTTTTACTGATGAATTATTGCTGAtggttttatatttcaacaactGTTTATTACTGCATAATCTGATATTATTACTTcatcatatattttatgaaattttcattttttttacctacAAATATGCAAATACAGTCTACATAAAAgactttaatctattttttaaactaataaacttGTCAAATCTTTCTTAAActgataattgttttttgatattaaacaaGGGAGAGGGAGAGAGATTACTAAGATGTTATCAAATAGTGTTCTGTTGCATTTCTTCCAGAAAGTTAGACaggtttataattaattatgatgTGGCAAATATtgattaacaaaaacaaaaaatggcaacgaaaattgtttattaattaaagtgaaaaatataaattaatatttaccagCATTAAAGCATTTTCAATGGAGAATGCTAACAATCTGAAATCATTTCTTTGTAAAGAAAACTTTGTTGATAATATTTCAGTTGAAGCAAGTTTGACGAAGTGAGATTTTAAGTCCATCAATAGTAGCTGATATATTATTTCCAAACTAAGCAATTTCATACTTGAATTATTCatccattttaaaatgtgaGTTAAAGATAAAGTAACGTGTGTAGAACACTGTAAGTAAAAcacttaaacttttaataacatttgtaaGAAGGTTATTCTACTATTTACGAATgtcatattttcaaactttgaatgtctataactaaattaaaagaaaagaaaatctaataatttttctttaagtaacTCTTGGTGTCACTTAAACTTTATCCAATTTTTAGTAACTTTCATAAgtgtaaaactgttttaaaaattaaaaaatggttctTAAAGAAGTAACAAAacatgttagattttttttaatttttaaaaagctttttgaatttctaataaaaattagagtaaGTATAAATGATGCCAATAGttagttaaacaaaaattctttggactacttgatttttttaagctgCTTTATAAGATCTCTAAGTCTgcaaatatgataaattatgaatttattaaaatgcataaacttataataaaattaaacatacttcaaaaaattaccatcattttagttatgacaaaaatgttaaatgatagtattcttcaaaaatttcatgatttaaataaacaacaaagaGATACCAATAGTCTAAAACTAGTAGATATTATACTGGATTTAATCCCAAATTAcactattttaaacatttttcaaaacaataaataaaaatttgttcagataattttttttctgaatgctCAGTAATTTTCAACAAACTTTGAAGCAgcgtgaaatttaaaattattcagaagtaaatttgtaatatgAATAAATGTCACCTGATACTCAAGCATTTAAGGTCAACagtaaggagaaaaaattttctcttcatataattttcacaaaatttcaattatcataattcttaaaatatttttaaaaatcattgtttttgagccacaaattaaaaaaaaattttaaataattttttaaaaatagtttttaaataataattattaaattatgctttttaaactaaaatacaaataaagttcattgcaaaaaaaggaagccattgtttgaaatttacaatatttacacaaagataaaagttattgcaaaattattctaaaagaaagaacttttcataattaaaatgcttttctttatcTTCATCAagctttaacaaattttataatatgtactgttttaatctatttttttaaataaaaaaatgaaacgaaaaagAGGACATACTTTcatcttttttactaaaaaactgaaaatgtattTCTCCAAGTAAGTATGAGCTTCTGTAAACTAATTATTCAATGgaggatttaaattattttaatgaaataataaaatgtattcctTAGCAACATTTAGCTGCAACAGAGACtcaacacaataaaaattaaaacaggtgatttatgaataaatatttttatagtaattataaataaaattatattaaaaataagaaaatttcaattttttttgtttttgcagtttaatatttcatttttattttcaatatacatcaaataaaattacttacttttaaatttgcttgaaattcaagttttaaaataaccaaaattaaatgaagagcTTCAACTTCTGGTTGGTTGTTTGAAAAAAGGCACTTCACAAAAAAAGCTGGAATGTTCACATTTCCTGTAATAATATGCCAGGCTGGAAAAAgagaacatataaaaaatttctattaaataaatttttatcataccTTATATTCttcaatgctttatttttaaaaaaaatatacactaattgcttattaaaaaaacaaaacaatattatgcaacgattttaattccatatttttaattcagaagttattataatttcatattagaaagctaattaattaaagaaattatcaattaaGAAAGTTATTAAGCAACTATTTAGCTAATCAATTAAGAAAAGCAATTTCAGTTAAAGAAGGGGCtcgtaaaatttgatattatctGAAGTTAGtgaacaaaaagaagaagaaaaatacatatgtaaagtgaactaaaaatgtttgcatAATATCTCagtatggaaataaaaaactacattttcatatttaaattacacatcatttcaattatttaaaataactgataaaaGTGGAAGTAAAATCCatacaaattagtttaaaaaaatcaatacaataaaaataaaacaagtaactttttcttcaagcttcaaaaaatctttaagcttgaatgtttgcaaaaatttttatttcactctgAGTTATGATTACCAAAATTAAGCCAAATTTACTGTTTCATTGAATTCTAGCAGCTCAActcaatcaaataaatattttttaccttaaaaaaaagctattttgtcTTGTATTTCATGCACTATTTAGTCAGGCTTACCTTTAGAACCAACTTCAGCATCTGTTACTGATAATCGCAGAAACTTTAAGCAAACATTCAAATGGGAAGTACTTTCTAAGCTCTCTTTACAGCAAAAATTCATTACTGAAATTTGTTAAACAGAATTAAATCAGTTTCAAGATTAATACTGAAAAAGAACATATTAAAAATCGatgcatgttaaaaatattacaactattcacacagttataaaatgaaaataaataaacatgggataattatatttttttgggaTAGTAAAGAGTATTTtctacattaataattataattttattttaaccaaaatatgcattaacactttttttttgcaaacagtAAGTGTATAAAACAGAAATGAGATGAAATtcagtttaagaaatttaacaaaatatgtattcaTATTCAGATATTTCAGAGAGTGGTTATTTAAAGAGAGCTTTCAATGTCAAAAACAATCaagttaaaatgtatattaaaaaaaatattgagccagttttgaattggaaaaaataagattttgtaataaatttaaacaagatttttgtATTCaaggtaaagaaataaaacagcaTTATATAAACTAATgctgaaagaaaacacaaataattaaattcgaaaaggataaaacttccttgaaaaaaacgcgctaagaagcagcagaaatttcagaaaaaagtatcaatacaagaaacgaatgaaataaaaataaatataaatatatggcTACCGAAGCCGACGCCTTCAGGGGGTACCGACctcggtagccattaaaaacaaaaccatttctatttgagggagaagcaaatgcttaaaaaatctccctcagtaccccgatggttttgtatagaggtccaggaaaaacaagatacattcaaaataattaacaaattaagaaaagaaaatcaatcaaaatcatcagaaaaactCACTAAGTCACAGGTCAAGCATCAACTTCAAAAGCAAGTagaggaaaagaaaacactaaaaactgaaaaatcaaCGCCCCCTATTATAATGCGCagaagaagtttaaaatgaaatggaaaaggtCAGGAGAAAGAAATACGTAGACAAATTAATAGATTGCTTAACTGTAACTCTGTGTTTTTCCTGgacctctatacaaaaccatcggggtactgagggagattttttaagcatttgcttctccctcaaatagaaatggttttgtttttaatggctaccgaggccggtaccccctgaagacgtcggcttcggtggtcatatatttatatttatttcattcgtttCTTGTATTATATAAACTAAGTTAGGTTCAggttagttttgaaaaaaaataaataaataaattgaacctattttattttcagtaatttttataaagtaaaacttttttttttcctttttaaatcatagaatgtggttaaagataaaaaatcttaaaaaaagtcaacaacaaaaattgatAAGCAAGCTAGTTAGAAACTAAAAGGTTACATAAGCAATATCTGTAGTTGTCTTTCTGATATTACTCcttttgtatttaagtaaaaaacttatatacaaTGAAGCACTgtccttcatttatttttcaattatatgttGTTTCATTGCAGTCTTAGTTCATTTTTAATCGATGCAATGTTAAAACAGTTCATTTATATGACAGAAAAAACAtacaatgaatgtttttaagtCATATAtctgataatttattataaattatcagaTATATGACTTTTCCTTTAAGTACATAAGTAATTTGCATGGATTTGTGGAACTCTAAATGAGgtcagaaaatgtaattttttctctccatttcaATTAAGTCAATAGTCATAAAAAAgatcaaatttaagaataaaggtTGTTTATTTCAGGATTAATAGAACTGATTTCTAAAGAAGATTGTGAGCTGCTTCACTtgttttcaataacaataatatcaAGTGCTTAATGAATAATGTTATtacataatcaaaattattatttttacattgagtTTCTATtaagaacaattattttattacaatgagCTTCTATACAGGGTTCAAACCCCAGCTGGGTCAATTTGAATTCCACACCTGGCTTGCACTGAACACATAGGTTAGAGTActcttgccgtcagactaaccgtgggaggttttcctctccatgtaaagcaaatgcgggttagtttcatcaaaaagtcctccacaaaggcaaatttctcccaatacttgttccAGGAGTATATCTCCCCTTGTATTTtggattggtttaaaaattacaagactaaggagtcgaacattggtagt includes these proteins:
- the LOC107443489 gene encoding uncharacterized protein, translated to MSALVWLYCCMYENIAKFESGLNEVNGLLWEQISKIPHSLEIYTHHKIMLWWCFKNQPLNELSIYTLQTWLDFSVLHENAMLSSLSMKTVLQLLCFNDTARECFMRQFNVKPEASFSFLKKALQLEVKEIDISTEKFEEFISFIMQHLATSITKLLVVKNKSERKSYGSTRYLSATIQNEMIESLGTKLETHLLEQIRGSPFFAIIMDTTQDISKVDQLSIVVRFLKIGLECLVWNNENNYSISPDLKIKLTFHVMNFCCKESLESTSHLNVCLKFLRLSVTDAEVGSKAWHIITGNVNIPAFFVKCLFSNNQPEVEALHLILVILKLEFQANLKCSTHVTLSLTHILKWMNNSSMKLLSLEIIYQLLLMDLKSHFVKLASTEILSTKFSLQRNDFRLLAFSIENALMLGNPMIDNVALSSYTKLIEFIEKTDPSLVHHILLRPWLKILLESKLENIEKYWFLFEKCYSLNEENLTLITIFQQFAERIPSIYQELNKQKTKSIEKLYNGVYKKYIPTDLKQELRRIVNTADDSNSQSIPEKPIDIVSQVESIVNNYITNEM